The following is a genomic window from Akkermansiaceae bacterium.
AATCACCACCTTCGGCTGCTTCGAGGTAAGCAGATTGGGCAGCAGTCCTTGGGTGACAAAGATGGGTCCGGCCGTGTTGACTGCAAAGCAATCGAGCACCTCGCTACGGGTAAGGGTCTTGAGCGTGGCTGACTTTTCCCGGTTGGTTCCGAGGCCGAGGGTAGGGCCAAAGTATCCGGCATTATTCACCAGGATATCGATGGTCTTGCCGTTCAATGCCTTGGCAAGCGCCTTGATGCTTGCATCTGAAGTGACATCCAGTGGCAGCACCTCATCGGCCACTTTTTTGAGGTCGGTGGCTTTTTCCGGAGTCCGGGCGGTGCCGATCACATAGTAGTCATCTGCGGCGAACTGCTTGCTCAGAGCCAGCCCCAGGCCTCGATTGGCACCGGTAATGAGGACGGTCCCCTTTTTTGCCGCTGGCTCCGCCCGGCTGTCAGTAAGACTGCAAAGGAGGACAACCGCGAGCAGGGATTGGGTAAGGCGACGTGCGTGGATTAACATGGGTTTTCTCATAGTGATGTGGTGATAGGCTGCCTGGACCAAGGATCAAAATTTCTCAGGTTTATAATACCACTGGTGTTGACCATTTTCATACGTCTAACAAATTATTTATTCTGCCCACCTGATCCGCCAGAACGAGCGATCACCGCTGGCATCAACAAAGACGTCATACGAGGACGATGGAAGAAAGGGTATATTTTCGATGACCGTCCAATCCATCAGATTGTAACTTCTTTCGACGATATAGCTCAGGCCCGGGGTTCCATTGAGCCTGAGTGTGGCGTTGCCACCGGACAGGGATGATGCCGAATCCA
Proteins encoded in this region:
- a CDS encoding SDR family oxidoreductase, yielding MLIHARRLTQSLLAVVLLCSLTDSRAEPAAKKGTVLITGANRGLGLALSKQFAADDYYVIGTARTPEKATDLKKVADEVLPLDVTSDASIKALAKALNGKTIDILVNNAGYFGPTLGLGTNREKSATLKTLTRSEVLDCFAVNTAGPIFVTQGLLPNLLTSKQPKVVIISSRSGIINQSRSAGAYGYRISKTAVNRAVKIMSVDKALGNTIVVAIAPGHNQTDMGGDRAKLTPDQSMKLVKELIESLTKKHDGGFWYYDGKQLPW